Genomic window (Arachis hypogaea cultivar Tifrunner chromosome 13, arahy.Tifrunner.gnm2.J5K5, whole genome shotgun sequence):
ATCCATCTGCTCCACCAAAGTTAGAAGAACCTGGTGATCCCCTTATTACTAGCAATGGTAAGCAGTCAGGAGTTGTGAGTCCAAGGCTACAAACGAAACCTGTTCCCCCGCTGAATCAACCTAAAAAAGATGAAAAGGATTTTAACTATACAAAGGGAGCAGCTACATTAGGAGTACCGTCAGAATCCAATAACAGAAATATACAGCCTCTTAAGAGAATACAACCCAAGTCTGAATGGGCAAAGCCCCAACAAGCTACCACACCAGCTGCTGATAAAAGGTGGCCAGGTGCAGGATCTAATCCATCTGTTTCTTATTCATCGGAACCGCCTTTGCAAACTTCTCCCCCACTTTCCAAGACTGAAGCTCGTTATATGGCTGTTGGAGGTGATTTTAAGAACCTTCAGTCCAGTGCAGCTAGGGAACCAGTAATTGTGATGCAGCGGTCCCAAACTGTAAATGGAAAGCAGGTTCCAGCCACAAGCATGAGTTCCTCTCCCCCTGTGTCTGCTAGTTGGTATCCAAGCAATGGTGTAGAAGCTATGAGGTCTAATGGCTTTATATCTCACCCTCCAACCAGTAGAAGCCTTAGTCCAAACTTCCTCAATTCTAATCAAATGTATCACCAACTTCAGTATCATCCTCCACAACAGTTTGTTGCAGCCAGCAGTAATTCAGTAGATCCCCAGGCAACCAATCGAGGGAATAACATGTGGAATAGAGGAGGTCCATCATCATCGCTAGCTGTTGCTTCTTCGCTAGGCCTCTTTTCCGGACTAGGATCAGCAGCCACATCAGGGGCGTCTTCACCGGTAGACTGGAGCACTGGCGGGTCAATGCAGTTTGATTATACGTGCATAGACTGGTCGTTGGATAGAAATTTGACTTCACCAAGGTCGCATTCTTTGTGGCTAGGGCTCTCACCTTTTTCAAAGAGTAGTGCTAGTCATAGGTACGACTCTAATGCTTCTGGAGTGGTTGCTCAACAGGCAATGAGATCGGTACAATCAAAAGGAAGCATTGTTCCTATGCCGGGTTTTCATGAAGGCGGAGTAGCTTCTGGTGAATCATCGTCTGCTGGCCGAGAATGGAGTTCTCCTTTTGAAGGGAAAGATCTTTTTAGTTTACCCAGACAGTTTGTTTCTTCCCCTTCTCTGTAGTGTTAGGAGAGAAAAATCAAATGAGAATAATAATGAAAGAAAGACTGAAAATGTGCATGGATTTGATGTTGGTTCTTAATGATCATACAGTTGATGATTGTTGGTGGTAAACTTTCTGTTGCAGAGTACTTACTTTAGCACACACATGCACTTTCATTGCGTTCACACTTCTCACTCATTTTAATATTGCTGTCTACTGTTGCAGCCACAAAACTAATGAGACAAATTAAACTGTGCAGGGAAAAATGGATAACTGATATGTTGCAAAATCTGTTGGCTCTGAACTGTTTATATGGTATTTTTTGTGCCTAGTTTTGTGGTTCCAGCAGTATTCcagttttttcattaattttagaATATATGTCTAATAGCATTATTGAACCACTCTTGGATTAacctaatataatataataaaggaGGATATTGAGAACTTCAAAGTTGGTCAACAATGTGCTGTTAAAAAATTGTAAAGAACTGAGTAAGGAATGAATGTCCAACTGCATGCATTTTTAGGCTAACCAATAAAAATCCACAGTCACTTTATTGGTGGTTGCATTTAAAATAAGTATTCAACTATTGGTTTCTTGTGGTATCTCTTGGTCCAACATGACAAAGATTAATCTATTTTGGATCGAAATTTTATCAAGGGTTTAACTGAACTAGGGAGTTAATTATTAGACCaatttaaatcaaagaaaaattaaatatattaaccaTAAGAAAAAAAGGGTTCAACTGCTCAAGTGGTTTCATTGGGATTTAGATgggttaataataaataaaataaaccctGATTGAATTTGATGCCTTGTATTAAATGCCTATCTGGTGGCCTATACAACAGATTTTGGTACATAAAGGTCATAAACTTCAATGCAAATAAGAATGGTTAGCAATGTGCACTGTACAATCTTTTCTTGGAGGGTTCTGTAAAATCAACCAGCTAATTTTGGCCTCTGACTCTATGTACtacatttttttttactaaagataggagATTTGAACCTACAGCCTCTTAATTGAGTACGAGGAGACTCTATACCAGCACTCTATGTACTACATTGGAGATACGCTTCTTAAAATTcgtattattgttattttttaaaaaaaatttatctagtCAAACACtagtgtataataataataataataataataataataataataataataataataatagctttATTTCGGTTGTTAAAATTTAGCGTATTTTGGGGAACAAATAAATTTGAggataatattttgattttttagtagAAGAAACTGAGAGTTATTTAATGTTGAGTCAAATGTAAGGTAAATACAACAGAAAAATATTGATTCTCTAATGTTTGTGTTAAAGTTTTTTCCAGTCATAAAtaaggaagaaaaataaaaacggttgacttataatatataatatttttataatttaaatatttgtaaagttattataattataataaaagtaaaaaatggtAGAGAATTAATTTGTTAGGCATGTTGTTAGTTAAGGTTTGACTCTCATTTTAAAACGGAGAGGAATTGGGGAATCAAATTTTGTTGACCAATATGTGAGCCTTGTATGAGGTATTCTTTCTTGATTATTATAATAATTCACATTGAACATTTGATTAAACATGATTTTTAGTAGTTATTTCGATTTAGTTTACTAAGTAATtcctattatttttttcaaattgtatCACGTAAACAatttttatatagaaatatacagtaattccataattttattaaGACCACCACCAATGCTACCACTTGAGTTTTCCCCCCACAGTAGTGTGTACCAATAATcctttattatttcatttttatgGGCATTTTTATGATTTATTGATAAGATAAATGTTTTATATAGTTAATAAATTCACTTATTcaaatgattattttattatataattaatttctaatttttaatttttaatttgattacaAGTGAGACCCAAATTCAAGACCtttaaataatagtaaaaaaattatgtcatttgagttataattttttGACGTCttttaagatattattattattattataaggtCATTTTGGTCTTCACAGGGTACCTATATTTATGCTACTTAATAAGACAAAATAACCAACATATTCTTACAGTAAaaactatctatatatatatatatatatatatatatatatatatttctcatTATTAcaggaaggaaaaaaaaagataaaattaaaagccACAAAAATATTTTCGGACATATTCTGTTTGGTATTTTTCTCATTTCTTTTCAGATCTCTGTTTTCGTCGAAACCCTAATTCTACCAAATTCAGTTTCAGCCTCGGAAaacctatctctctctctctctctctctctctctctcaacgaTTTTGCAATTCAATATCGATCTCTCAATCTTCCTCAACGCTTCGTTCTCTGAATCATCCAGGTACCTACCTTCTTCTCCCGCttcctctgtgtgtgtgtgtgtgtcatttTCGCTATATTGATCATATGTGATCTATTGTTGCCACGTTGATTGTGTTAGCAATTAGTTTAATTGCTACTTTAGATCCATTTCTGAGAATACtggaaattattgaatttttcaTTTCTCTGTTCTTCTTTTTAGATCTCAATAGTGTTGTATGCTTCAGTGAAGTTTTGCACTCGTGAAAAGTTATCAGATTGTGTTGCAAATACTAAATAGTGAATCCTTTTGAATTTGCGTGGTCTATTTTTTTAGCctgatcctcttttttttttttctccctgGTAATTTGATATTATCTAAACTGAGGATTCGGAATTAGTTTTCGTTGTAATTCGCTTTATCAATTAGCAGTTGATTTAGCCTTGCAAGTACTTGTTCGCTTGCAATTAGGTATGACGTTGATgtgaacattttttttttgagGGAGGCTTACATGTAAATGTGAATATAATGTTATTTGGTTAATATGTAGTGGCAAATTAGAGGCAAgaatgtgtggtttaatttagttTCATTAAATATTTTAGGGTTGTTGCTTTCTGAGGAAAATGTCTCCTGCATCCCGATCTAAGTCTAAAGACAAAAAGGCAACCAAGGAATCTCAGAAGCCTTCTGCAAAGCCGTCGGGGTCTGGTAATGGAGTAGCTGGTATTCCAGCAAGTGCATACAATCCATTACTAGGAACGTTCCATACTCTTGAAACGTCACCAACAGCTACCTCACCAATACATTCTAATGGTCGATTCCGGAACATAGATGAGACAGATGAACATCCTGGTGGCTCAGTGGTTCCGGGAGTTGAGTATGATTCTGTTTCAAATAATGGTAGTTGGTCCGGTGAGTCTGAAGACCATAAAGAAAAGGGTTCTAATCCTCCTGTTCGACCAGAAACGGTACCGGGAGCTGATAATGATAAGCGAGAGAAAATCCGCCAGAAGAATGAGAGAAAACATCAGCGCCAAAAGGAAAGGCGAGCACAAGAGTTGCATGAGCGATGTAGTGGTTATCTTATGTCCAGGAAGCTAGAATCGCTTGCTCAACAGCTTGTGGCAATGGGATTTTCTCACGAGCGGGCAACAATGGCGTTGATACTGAATGAGGGAAGGGTGGAGGAATCAGTAGCATGGCTGTTTGAAGGTGGTGAAGAAACAGAAAGTCAGAAGGATAAAAATGTAGGTACAGGCAATTTGAAAATTGACATATCAGAAGAGCTTGCGCGGCTTGCAAACCTGGAAACAAGATATGATTGTTCAAAACAGGAGGTTGAAAGAGTGGTTGTTAACTGTGAGGGTGATCTTGATAAGGCTGCAGAGTCCTTAAGAGAGCTGAAGCAAAATCATTCATCTGCTCCACCAAAGCTAGAAGAACTTGGTGATCCCCCTATTACTAGCAATGGTAAGCAGTTGGGAGTTGTGCTACAAACAAAACCTGTTCCCTTGCcaaatcaacctaaaaaaaatgaaaaggattttaaCTATACAAAGGCAGCAGCTACAATAGGAGTACAATCAGAATCCGGTAATAAAAATATTCAGCCTTTAAAGAGAATACAACCCAAGTCTGAATGGGCAAAGTCCCAACAAGCTACCATACTAGCTGACAAAAGGTGGCCAGGTGCAGGATCTAACCCATCTGTTTCTTATTCGCTGGCACCGCCTTTGCAAGCTTCTCCCATACCATCCAAGACTGAAGCTCGTTATATGGCTGTTGGAGGTGATATTAAGAACCTTCAAACCGGTTCGGCTAGGGAACCTGTTATTGTGATGCAGCGATCTCAAACTGTAAATGCAAAGCAGGTCCCAGCCACCAGCATGAGTTCCTCTCCCCCTGGTATGGCTGCCAGTTGGTATCCAACCAACGGTGTAGAAGCTTTGAGGTCTAATGGCTTTATATCTCACCCTCCTACCAGTAGAAGCCTTAGTCCAAACTTCCTCAATTCTAATCAAATGTACCACCAACTTCAGTATCAACCTCCACAACAGTTTGTTGCAGGCAGTAGCAATTCAATAGATCCCCAGGCAATAAATCGAGGGAATAACATGTGGAGTAGAACTGCTCCATCATCATCACTCCCTGTTGCTTCTTCACTGGGTCTCTTTTCTGGACTAGGATCGGCAGCCACATCAGGGGCATCTTCTCCGGTAGACTGGAGCACTGGCGGGTCAATGCAGTTCGATTATACAAGCATAGACTGGTCGTTGGATAAAGGCTTAACTTCACCAAGGTCGCAATCTTTATGGCTAGGGCTTTCACCTTTTTCAAAGAGTAGTGCTAGTCATAGGTATGACTCAAATGCTTCAGGAGTTGTTGCTCAGCAGGGAATGAGATCGATGCCTTCTAATGGGAGCATTGTTCCCATTCCTGGTTTTCAAGAAGGTGGAGTAGCTTCGGGTGAATCATCTGCTGCTGGTTCTCGGGAGTGGAGTTCTCCTTTTGAAGGGAAAGATCTTTTTAGTTTACCCAGACAGTTTGTTTCTTCCCCTACTCTGTAGagtgagagaagagagaaactGAATGAGAATAATAATGAAAGAAAGACCCAGAAAATGTGTGTGGATTTGATGTTGGTTTTAATGATTATACAGTTAATGGTTGCAGTGGAAAGAACATTCCAAGAGCATTTTCTTTAGCATACACAGTCACACATGCACTTTACATTCACACTTCCCAGTTCCCCCTTTACTGATCTAAATATTCTGATGTCTAAACAAGCATGGACATTTTAGAGTATTTGTTACAGCCACAAAACTAACATGACAAATTAAACTCTAAGAGTGCTAGTGGTGGTATCTGTTATGGTGCAAAACCTTTGGCTCtgaattgtttaatttatattttgagcCTAGTTTTGTGGTTGCAGCAGTATTCCTTTGTGCATGAACTTAAAAAATGTGGGCTAACTGCATTACCGAACCACCCTCGTATAATTGGTTTAATTCTTTATCTATATTTAATCTTAGGTGGAATTGGGCGTACTTTACAGTTAGTCAACTAATTATGTACTCCAAAGTCCTAAAAAACAAAATGTTACTTTACAATCCGCTTATAAAAGATATTAACAATGGAGTGCGGAATGGATACCCAATTTCCAACTGCAAGCAATTAGCAACCAGTAACCATACACAACaatgattttttgttttaatatataGATGGATTAATAAACCTGTTTGATGGCTACTATTAAAATGCCTTTTTTGAGGGTTTAATTTGATCATATGGCTAATTTATAGAAGTTGAATAACATTAAAGGTATGTTTGgttgatgaataaaaataaggtgaaaatatataagataaactatatatgtgtgtgtgtgtgtgttgaaaATGAATATTATAATTATGGAAAGAAAGCATGGCCCACATTATCTGCAGGAAAGTGCAAAAGTAGAGATTGATAGCCTTTCATTGCTTTCAGTTGCACAAGCATAACTAACATGAAACCTGTTGTTTTTTTAGTTCAAATTTGCTCTCAAAATAACAAAGATGTTGAATTGAGTTAGATAAAAAAGGGTTACTAAATATAATATTACATATgatgttttcttcttctcatgCTTCTTCATTCCAAGTTCCAACTCCATTCAACAAACCAAGAAAGCAGCAGCATCAACAGCTACTATGGAAGTCTTATCATCCAATTCAACAAACCAATCTTCAACAAAGCTTATTCAGTTCTGTTCATCTTCCTTATCCTTTGAAGAGAAACCTCCACAAGTGCTTCTTACAGAAGCAGTCTCAATCCATACAAGAGGAAGAACAGCAACAATTTGAGTTTGAGAGGCTGTCCTCAAACCTTAACCAAGCGACTTTGAAAAGGGAACCTGGTTGGTACTCTGCATACTCTCCTATTTTGTCTTCTGTCTAGTTTTGCCATTGTTAAGAAGTTCTGTGTCCTTAAAAGACTCTGTGCTAAGTGTTTTGACAAAAAACATAAAGGGCAAAACAATCTAGATAGAGATGTTGTGTCTTACACCCTGTTTCTAGTTTTTGGACAGACAGAAAATTTAGTAAATTTTGTTCCGGATAGAGAAATTATGTTAGTTTCCATATCTGTCTCCTTCTCCGAACCGATTTGTGTTTCTCAATGTCTTTATATTTTTGTCTTGAGAATATTACTGAGCCGAAAAATCCTTCAGTTTTATCATTTGTTATATTTCTTCTGAGATATTGAAACTTTAATATATTCAAAAATTTCCCCTTTGTGTTAATTTTGGCAGGAAGCTTATCCAGTGCAATTTTGCTTGTTGCAGGCACCACTGTGAGCCTCTTTTTTTTCACCTTTTTCCTTACAATATTGTGATCTAAATTATGAAGAGATATCctttcttttgaacataattaaaGATGATTGAATATGATTTTATGTGAATATTTGAATTACTATTCTCTCAATCACGGTTATCAAACTCAAGAGACTTGAATTGTAAAGTTCAAGTAATAAACTTGATTTGAGAACCCAAACTCATGAATTCTTACAAGTTTGAGTTAGCTAAATATTCGTCGTAGCACAATTTTCGATATCTTTATACGCTTTTGCCTGATTGTGTTTGTTGAAGCAAAGAAATGTCACAGGTTGGTGCAGGGATCCTTGCAATACCTGCAGTGACACAAGAATCAGGATTTTTAGCATCTGCAGTTACTTGcattgtttgttggatattcatGGTAACTATCACCAGCTGTGTTATGTATCATTTCCAAATAGTATATTGTGATATCGAGACACGAATCACATGTTCTAGCAAGATTTTTCATTGTAGTAGTCTATTCCAGCTTAGTTATCTTTCAGAGGCTTGTAATTTTTTCTTACATGCACAACTGTTCATAACCTCAATTTTGCATGGAAAGTTTTTGCACATAATACGTGAAAACTTTTGTAGGTTTCAACAGGGTTGCTTATTGCTGAAGTAAATGTCAAAACCATGTGTGAACTTGGTTCTGGTGGTGTATCACTGGTAACTTTCTCTACTGCTTTCCCTTGCTTgatattttctgtgattttatttatctaaaaataaaatagttttgtAATCTTCAAACAAAAATAATGCTGGATATCTTTTATCAGGATTTTGGTTATGCATACTAAAGTTCTATATAAGATGGATATTTAGATATGACAAGTTATCTTAGAAAGCTTGAAACTTAACAGTTAACAGATTTGTGTTATAATGTTGGAGTTTTTCATCCTCTAACAAATTTTAGCTTTAAATTCTGCCTATTTGGATTATTGGTAACTTGATCTTAATAAAGTTCAGGTATCCATGGCCAAAAGAACTTTAGGAACAGCCGGAGTTCAAATTTCAAGGTAAGTTCATAAGTCATCTTTGTAAAATTTCATTCACATCAACTATGGGAAACCAACATGCATAATATATCTCAGATTCTCAATTGCATCAATATGATATAATTGACTTAAAGAGGCATTAATTCAATGGAGAAGAGTTCTGCACTAATTCATACTCAAGTGACTACATTATCATGAAACCTTTCTTGCTTGTTATTTCTTAAACTTTACTTCTTTTGActtttgtatatgtatatatacttctTTCATCTACTTCTCTAAGATCAAATCTTTATGGTCTCAAGTAACttcattcaaatatttttttaaaaaatagctaACAAGAATCCTCATTTTCTTGCAGTTGGTCATATATCTTCATCCattatgcacttcttgttgcCTATATAGCGCGATCTTCAGATATCTTAACAAATTATCTGGGCATTCCAATGTAAAAGTCACTACCTCTGCCTTAAATTGTGTCTAGATTCTACCAGTTGTGTTGTAACATTTTTTCCTACACCATCTTCATTCCTCTGCATTCAAATCTTGAAATCTTGTTATATGCTGATTCCAGCATTTTGGCCACAGATGGGAAAGTGCAACATTGTTTTCATTGATATTTGGAGGCTTATGCTTCTTTGGAAGGTTAGCTTGGCCTTCTTCCCTCATCTTCATGTAGATTTTACTTGCTTGATGTTCCCCACAttaaatttacaattatttttcaCTGTACAACCTTATGACAAATTTGTATCATGCTATGCTTATTGTAACTAAGATAGTTAGAATGAGTTATTGAAATTCTAGTTctagtttttaattttgtaagGTCAGAAAATTGACAAGGCTTAATTGTAATATGTAGCCAGCGATTTATTGGTGCGATTAATGGTGTTCTAGTAATCGGTCTCATTGGTTCCTTTGCTGCTCTTGTGGTAAGGTTTCTCATGTCGAAAACaagttgttctttttttttttcttcctttaaaTTCTGTGTCTTTCACCCTTATTGCCATTAAAATGTTTTATCAAGATGAATTGTTTTCTGTTTTTTCAATTCAAGAGTTCATTAGTAACAAAACTAGTACATGATTATTCATGTCATAACAAACAGTTACATGGTTTATTAGCCTTGGTTTCATATCAGAAAATAGAGATTAATTTTCCTATCTTAGGCAGTTGCAAGTGGAGATGTACACTTGGATGCTCTTCTGAAAGCCAACTTCCAAGCTGCTCCTGCGAGTATACCAATTATTGCACTATCGTTTGTTTACCAGGTAACATCACCAACTTGCAGCTGTTCAACAATGGACAAAGTGTAACACTTTTGGCATATGCTTGTTCAGAATGTAGTGCCTGTTGTTTGTACAAATCTTGAAGGAGACATGACAAAAGTAAGGTGACAAATCTCATCATCTTTCTTTGCTCCAATATTTATTCCAATAACATGATAATCGAGCTTTTTCGCCTACTTTTGCTGATGTTGAAGtaacaaaatagaaatacatGATTGAATGTCTGTAAAACTTTGTTTTATGCAATATAGAGATTCAGTCCAAATAGTTTTtctatcctttaataatatcaatttttttcccTTGTAGGACTGCAATAATCCTTGGAACTGGGATAGTTCTTGCTCTATTTCTCATTTGGAATGCTGTTATCCTAGGAACTATTACTGACAATTCAATGGGCGTCGATCCATTACAACAATTGCAGTCGACGAGTGGAGCAGTTGGAGTAAGTATATGACAGCCTCAACTGCATTTTGATATGCATATGCTGGAGTAATTTGAtggaaacatttttctttttcttactgaaTTTTTTCTTCTCTAACCAAATTCTGCAGCCTATTGTTGCAGCCTTCTCATTTCTTGCAATCACCACATCTTACATTGGATTTGTTTTGGGTTTATCAGACTTTCTTGCAGACTGTAAGTGGAGCAATattcattttctttctcatctttaaTAGTTAATTTGAGCAAACCACCATTTTAATCCTCAAGATTTGTTTGCTGACAAAATGGCTCCTCAAAGATTCATAATTATATCATGGTATCCAAATGAATATAATTTTCATTTTAGTCTTGAGTAGACCATTGTTTATGAACATAACACTAACCATTTTCGGCAGACTTGTCAAGCGAAACCAAACTTTCGGGTACATAGGATCATCATCAATTGTTAAGGGACCATTTTGTCGAAAGACTAATCTTTCGAGAATGACTTATATTGTATGTTTAAGCAACAAGTATGCTGCAAATTTGCAAGACTAGAAATTGATATGAATCTAATTTGTATTTTCCAATTACCATTTGCTTTGCTTAGAAATATATATCTGAATGAATCTTTTATTGCATTATTATGATGATTTTTTCAGTGCTGCAACTCCCAAGTGGTCAGAACAAGCCTCTGCCATACATACTGACTTTAATTCCACCATTAATACTAGCATTGTTGGACCCAGAAATATTTTTCAAAGCCTTGGACTTTGCAGGAACATATGGAGGTATAGAAATAGTGTCATCCACATTTGTTGATATATAATCATCAATGTAAATTAAACTCTTTAACTCGTGAACTCTTGCGAGTTTACAAGTGAGAGTTTGTTTAGGTGAACTCATGAGTTTGATTACCCTGATGCTTCTTAATTTCACAACATGTTAGTATGTATTTGTTGGATTTAAATCAGATTCTAACACAGCAagtatttcttttcttttgtttccatTGTCACTATCAGTGTTGGTGCTTTTTGGAGTTATTCCAGCTGCAATGTCATGGTCTGATAGGTACTCAAATTCATCATCTGCATCTGTGAAAATACCTGAACTAGTTCCTGGAGGGAAGATAACACTACTACTGGTGCTTGGAGGATCAGGATATGTGGTTCTTTCTGAATTGATTCAGAACTTTCAGCACCTTTGAAGAAAGTCATGTAGCTACTATGTTCTTCCCCCTCTCTTATATAAGTTTTCTATTATTACTACAATATATGTTACTGTATAAATTATTCCACTTTGGAGAACCTGCTAGCTGTATAAATTGATTGGAGATcaagaaaagaataaagaaacataataaataaatgatGGATACTACAACAACCAAAGCTAGAGATATGGATCATCCCAATATCATAATATCTTGTTTATTGTAAAGCATATATGCACTTAAGCCATTaaaatcatttttctttttaatgatTTTGCTCATGAATTAATGGTAAGTGAAGACACTAATTTGACATGGTTACTTTAGTTTTTTGGCTTCCAAATGAAGAGTGTGTAATATAATTTGATAGCTTAGGGtgaaaagtggaaataataaaacCTTGTTATGATTTTT
Coding sequences:
- the LOC112736697 gene encoding uncharacterized protein codes for the protein MSPASRSKSKDKKATKESQKPSAKPSGSGNGVAGIPASAYNPLLGTFHTLETSPTATSPIHSNGRFRNIDETDEHPGGSVVPGVEYDSVSNNGSWSGESEDHKEKGSNPPVRPETVPGADNDKREKIRQKNERKHQRQKERRAQELHERCSGYLMSRKLESLAQQLVAMGFSHERATMALILNEGRVEESVAWLFEGGEETESQKDKNVGTGNLKIDISEELARLANLETRYDCSKQEVERVVVNCEGDLDKAAESLRELKQNHSSAPPKLEELGDPPITSNGKQLGVVLQTKPVPLPNQPKKNEKDFNYTKAAATIGVQSESGNKNIQPLKRIQPKSEWAKSQQATILADKRWPGAGSNPSVSYSLAPPLQASPIPSKTEARYMAVGGDIKNLQTGSAREPVIVMQRSQTVNAKQVPATSMSSSPPGMAASWYPTNGVEALRSNGFISHPPTSRSLSPNFLNSNQMYHQLQYQPPQQFVAGSSNSIDPQAINRGNNMWSRTAPSSSLPVASSLGLFSGLGSAATSGASSPVDWSTGGSMQFDYTSIDWSLDKGLTSPRSQSLWLGLSPFSKSSASHRYDSNASGVVAQQGMRSMPSNGSIVPIPGFQEGGVASGESSAAGSREWSSPFEGKDLFSLPRQFVSSPTL
- the LOC112736698 gene encoding uncharacterized protein isoform X1 produces the protein MMFSSSHASSFQVPTPFNKPRKQQHQQLLWKSYHPIQQTNLQQSLFSSVHLPYPLKRNLHKCFLQKQSQSIQEEEQQQFEFERLSSNLNQATLKREPGSLSSAILLVAGTTVGAGILAIPAVTQESGFLASAVTCIVCWIFMVSTGLLIAEVNVKTMCELGSGGVSLVSMAKRTLGTAGVQISSWSYIFIHYALLVAYIARSSDILTNYLGIPIWESATLFSLIFGGLCFFGSQRFIGAINGVLVIGLIGSFAALVAVASGDVHLDALLKANFQAAPASIPIIALSFVYQNVVPVVCTNLEGDMTKVRTAIILGTGIVLALFLIWNAVILGTITDNSMGVDPLQQLQSTSGAVGPIVAAFSFLAITTSYIGFVLGLSDFLADLLQLPSGQNKPLPYILTLIPPLILALLDPEIFFKALDFAGTYGVLVLFGVIPAAMSWSDRYSNSSSASVKIPELVPGGKITLLLVLGGSGYVVLSELIQNFQHL
- the LOC112736696 gene encoding uncharacterized protein, with protein sequence MSPSSRSKSKDKKPTKEAQKASAKPSGSGNGVAGIPASAYNPLLGTFHTLETSAASTSPIHSNGRFRNIDETEGHPIGSVVSGVEYDSVSNNGSWSGESEDHKEKGSNPPVRPETVPGADNDKREKIRQKNERKHQRQKERRAQELHERCSGYLMSRKLESLAQQLVAMGFSHERATMALILNEGRVEESVAWLFEGGEETESQKDKNVGTGNLKIDISEELARLADLETRYDCSKQEVERVVVNCEGDLDKAAESLREMKQNHPSAPPKLEEPGDPLITSNGKQSGVVSPRLQTKPVPPLNQPKKDEKDFNYTKGAATLGVPSESNNRNIQPLKRIQPKSEWAKPQQATTPAADKRWPGAGSNPSVSYSSEPPLQTSPPLSKTEARYMAVGGDFKNLQSSAAREPVIVMQRSQTVNGKQVPATSMSSSPPVSASWYPSNGVEAMRSNGFISHPPTSRSLSPNFLNSNQMYHQLQYHPPQQFVAASSNSVDPQATNRGNNMWNRGGPSSSLAVASSLGLFSGLGSAATSGASSPVDWSTGGSMQFDYTCIDWSLDRNLTSPRSHSLWLGLSPFSKSSASHRYDSNASGVVAQQAMRSVQSKGSIVPMPGFHEGGVASGESSSAGREWSSPFEGKDLFSLPRQFVSSPSL
- the LOC112736698 gene encoding uncharacterized protein isoform X2 is translated as MSQVGAGILAIPAVTQESGFLASAVTCIVCWIFMVSTGLLIAEVNVKTMCELGSGGVSLVSMAKRTLGTAGVQISSWSYIFIHYALLVAYIARSSDILTNYLGIPIWESATLFSLIFGGLCFFGSQRFIGAINGVLVIGLIGSFAALVAVASGDVHLDALLKANFQAAPASIPIIALSFVYQNVVPVVCTNLEGDMTKVRTAIILGTGIVLALFLIWNAVILGTITDNSMGVDPLQQLQSTSGAVGPIVAAFSFLAITTSYIGFVLGLSDFLADLLQLPSGQNKPLPYILTLIPPLILALLDPEIFFKALDFAGTYGVLVLFGVIPAAMSWSDRYSNSSSASVKIPELVPGGKITLLLVLGGSGYVVLSELIQNFQHL